From the genome of bacterium, one region includes:
- a CDS encoding glycosyltransferase family 2 protein, whose protein sequence is MNRLSIIIITYNEEENIKHCLESVKWSDEIVIVDSFSNDKTVEIAREYTSQVFQNKWTNFSQQKNLALGKASSEWVLNIDADERVTPELKKEILVILNSQFQSFDGYYIPRRNHYLGKWIRHCGWYPDYKLRLFRKGKGRFNERMVHESVVVEGRKGYLKSCLNHYSYKNLSDHLSRIDKFTSLAAEEMFTDGKRARVFDLLFRPLAKFVKMYLIKKGYLDGIYGLIVSIIGSFYVFMKYLKLWELSRGKIH, encoded by the coding sequence ATGAATAGACTTTCAATAATTATCATTACTTACAATGAAGAAGAAAACATTAAGCACTGTTTGGAAAGTGTAAAGTGGTCAGATGAGATTGTAATCGTCGACTCTTTCAGTAATGACAAGACTGTAGAGATTGCCAGAGAATACACTTCCCAAGTATTCCAGAACAAATGGACCAATTTTTCTCAGCAAAAGAATTTGGCCTTAGGAAAAGCAAGCAGTGAGTGGGTATTAAATATAGATGCTGATGAAAGGGTTACGCCAGAATTGAAGAAAGAAATCCTCGTAATTCTCAATTCCCAGTTCCAATCCTTCGATGGTTACTATATACCGAGAAGAAATCATTATCTGGGGAAATGGATCAGACATTGTGGGTGGTATCCTGACTATAAGTTACGACTTTTTCGAAAAGGAAAAGGAAGATTTAACGAGCGGATGGTACATGAGTCTGTAGTAGTAGAAGGCAGGAAAGGCTACCTTAAATCTTGTTTAAACCACTATTCATATAAAAATTTATCCGACCATTTAAGTAGAATTGATAAGTTCACTTCACTGGCTGCCGAAGAGATGTTTACAGATGGTAAGAGAGCGAGAGTCTTCGATTTACTGTTCCGGCCACTCGCTAAATTCGTCAAAATGTACCTGATAAAAAAAGGTTATCTGGATGGGATTTACGGGCTTATTGTTTCAATTATAGGTAGCTTCTACGTGTTTATGAAATATCTGAAACTCTGGGAACTGTCGAGGGGAAAAATCCATTGA
- a CDS encoding lipopolysaccharide kinase InaA family protein, which translates to MDKKIPPQFEKVMIGRTTILVKDKYRDQILSQKVALSRKIKEEGELFPGVSLLKGRNIIPCIPIKGSNERMLVKRYEHGGLFRKVTRDIFLGNSRPFRELAILEAASQKGIPVPEVLAARVDRIFGPFYKGEIAYKEIPDSANLLEYLKGLNERPLEEKMSLKREIINSLAQTIKKMHASGIYHADLNVKNVLIQNTGKGTRVYLVDFDCSKIKKNLTLRVRIKNLARFNRSCEKWKAPLTTTDKLRFFLSYFKGNRLVEANLRKYIRRCSHFHWGHRLYWRLFG; encoded by the coding sequence TTGGACAAGAAAATTCCGCCACAATTTGAGAAAGTAATGATAGGTAGAACTACTATATTGGTAAAAGATAAATATAGAGACCAGATATTAAGTCAAAAAGTGGCTCTTTCCAGAAAGATAAAAGAAGAAGGAGAATTGTTCCCAGGGGTTAGTCTACTCAAGGGCAGGAACATAATTCCCTGTATTCCAATTAAAGGTTCCAATGAAAGGATGCTCGTAAAACGCTATGAACATGGAGGATTATTTCGTAAAGTAACAAGAGACATCTTCTTGGGAAATTCAAGACCATTTCGGGAACTGGCTATCCTGGAAGCAGCGTCCCAAAAAGGCATCCCTGTTCCCGAAGTCCTTGCTGCCAGAGTCGACAGGATTTTTGGTCCATTCTATAAAGGAGAGATAGCTTATAAAGAGATTCCTGATAGTGCCAATTTATTGGAATACCTGAAGGGGCTCAATGAGAGACCGCTGGAGGAAAAAATGTCTCTAAAGAGAGAAATAATTAACTCCTTAGCCCAAACCATTAAGAAAATGCACGCCTCAGGAATATACCATGCAGATTTAAATGTTAAGAATGTATTGATTCAGAATACAGGAAAAGGAACTCGAGTTTATCTCGTTGATTTCGATTGCTCAAAGATTAAGAAGAACCTCACCCTGAGAGTGAGGATTAAGAATCTGGCTCGTTTTAATAGGTCTTGTGAAAAATGGAAAGCGCCGCTAACTACTACAGACAAACTCAGATTCTTCCTCTCCTATTTTAAGGGAAATAGATTAGTAGAGGCGAATCTCAGAAAATATATTCGCAGATGCTCACATTTCCATTGGGGACACAGGCTCTACTGGAGGCTTTTCGGATAA
- the waaF gene encoding lipopolysaccharide heptosyltransferase II, with amino-acid sequence MTKILVKGVNWIGDSLFMTPALAALKKGFPNSHISLLINPWVREIFDGNPNVDETIIYDERGKEKTLKGKIRFIRSLRNRNFDMGIIMQPRSYKAALFVYLSRIPERIGYSHSLRNLLLTRRVEPPRAPVHDIDMFLNIVLSLGVAPARKEPYLPFSPKAEDWADRFLEEKGINRGELLIGINPGAFKQSKRWPEPRYAELSDILIKEFKTKVIIFQGPGENEIIEKVISLMKEKAIIAKTGIKELSALSRKCKLFVGNDTGPMHVAAASGTPVIALFGPADPRRSRPWGRNHVVIKKDLPCSPCSRVVCKEPTCMKSITVEDVLQAVQSQLKRTEKSKGGALVINRG; translated from the coding sequence ATGACTAAGATTTTAGTTAAGGGTGTAAATTGGATTGGAGATTCACTGTTTATGACCCCAGCTTTAGCTGCTTTAAAAAAAGGATTCCCCAATTCCCATATAAGCCTTCTAATCAATCCCTGGGTGAGAGAAATATTTGATGGCAATCCGAATGTAGATGAAACCATTATTTATGATGAGAGAGGCAAGGAGAAGACCTTAAAGGGGAAGATTAGGTTTATTCGCTCATTAAGGAATAGAAATTTCGACATGGGTATAATTATGCAGCCACGTTCCTATAAAGCTGCTCTTTTTGTCTATTTAAGTAGAATTCCAGAGCGAATCGGCTATAGTCATTCACTGAGAAATCTACTTCTAACCAGAAGAGTAGAGCCTCCCAGGGCTCCTGTCCACGATATAGATATGTTCCTAAACATCGTCCTTTCCCTGGGAGTAGCACCGGCGAGGAAGGAACCCTATTTGCCTTTCAGCCCAAAAGCTGAGGATTGGGCCGACAGGTTTTTAGAAGAGAAGGGAATTAACAGAGGAGAATTACTGATAGGTATCAATCCCGGAGCATTTAAGCAATCGAAAAGGTGGCCAGAGCCAAGATACGCCGAGTTGTCCGATATACTGATTAAAGAATTCAAAACAAAAGTTATCATTTTCCAGGGACCGGGCGAAAATGAAATTATAGAAAAAGTAATAAGTTTAATGAAAGAAAAAGCGATAATAGCAAAGACAGGTATCAAAGAACTGTCTGCGCTTTCCCGGAAATGCAAGTTATTCGTGGGCAACGATACAGGTCCTATGCATGTGGCTGCTGCCAGCGGTACTCCGGTAATTGCTCTATTCGGTCCTGCAGACCCCCGACGCAGCCGCCCCTGGGGCAGGAACCATGTGGTAATAAAGAAAGACCTGCCGTGCAGTCCCTGTTCGAGGGTAGTTTGCAAAGAACCGACCTGTATGAAATCGATTACCGTGGAAGATGTCCTTCAGGCCGTTCAAAGCCAGCTTAAGAGAACTGAGAAGTCTAAAGGGGGAGCACTCGTCATTAACAGAGGTTAA
- a CDS encoding lysophospholipid acyltransferase family protein — MKRKKKKKSKFKKRFEKNASWVTFLIMRVLFTVTPAKAFPLIARYLEVISRPFTRKHRKIALENLTLSLGKEKSKEEIEYIYRACLREVTQSFYELVSATSSLFGNSSRLDQFKEQFVLEGEENLKQALSRGKGVIGLCAHFGNFTLMGTGLTSRGYPYALVVRPADESRVEKYFQKWRDQLGFHSIPARPRSTAVRGSLGALRQNKILVLFADQNKAKGGVFVDFFGRPAGTVVGPAVMALKTGAPIVPIFNVRQGVNKHKVIIGPPVEFEISGNQEKDVLTVTAKITKVIEEFVRQYPTHWWWFHNRWRTKPKKEEEVEKPEASTPFL, encoded by the coding sequence ATGAAGAGAAAGAAAAAGAAAAAAAGTAAATTCAAGAAGAGATTTGAAAAAAACGCATCCTGGGTTACATTCTTAATTATGCGCGTGTTGTTTACGGTTACGCCCGCAAAAGCATTTCCTCTTATTGCCCGCTACTTAGAGGTCATTTCTCGCCCGTTTACCAGGAAGCACCGAAAAATAGCTCTAGAAAACCTCACTTTGAGTTTAGGAAAGGAAAAGAGCAAGGAAGAAATCGAATATATTTATCGTGCTTGCTTGCGAGAAGTTACTCAGAGTTTTTATGAATTGGTTTCGGCAACGAGTTCTCTTTTTGGGAATTCTTCACGCCTCGATCAATTTAAAGAACAGTTTGTCTTAGAGGGAGAAGAAAATTTGAAACAGGCACTATCCCGGGGGAAAGGGGTAATAGGACTTTGTGCACACTTTGGCAATTTTACACTGATGGGAACAGGACTTACTTCCCGGGGGTATCCATATGCATTGGTGGTGAGGCCAGCAGATGAGTCGAGAGTAGAAAAATACTTCCAGAAATGGAGAGACCAGTTGGGGTTCCATTCCATACCTGCCCGTCCCAGGTCGACAGCCGTACGTGGATCTCTCGGCGCTTTGCGTCAAAACAAGATACTCGTTCTATTTGCCGATCAAAACAAAGCAAAAGGCGGAGTATTTGTCGATTTTTTTGGCCGTCCAGCAGGAACTGTTGTTGGACCTGCAGTCATGGCTTTAAAGACAGGTGCACCCATAGTTCCCATATTCAACGTGCGTCAGGGAGTGAATAAACATAAAGTTATTATCGGTCCACCGGTCGAGTTTGAAATATCCGGTAATCAGGAGAAAGATGTTCTCACTGTCACAGCTAAGATTACCAAAGTTATTGAAGAGTTTGTCCGGCAGTATCCCACACATTGGTGGTGGTTTCACAACAGGTGGAGAACTAAACCAAAGAAGGAAGAGGAAGTGGAAAAACCGGAAGCTTCTACTCCATTCCTTTAA
- a CDS encoding 3-deoxy-D-manno-octulosonic acid transferase — protein sequence MEKPVKGKIKKFDFFWTFYQILLVFFFSIFWPFFIQKIRKGLKQRLGFLNKSINRARNENLIWAHAASVGEVVAMGNLIRAIKKECPDYDFVISTLTTTGQTMARKVIPDARAFIYFPLDFSCIVRRVLDTIKPKLLIITETELWPNFIREAKKRTVPIMVANGRISTGSFRKYKMVKFLMNRVLENIDLFIMQSQMDAERIISLGANSSTVTVTGNLKFDVGTDILLDSKDNYLPSFREDSKQFWSPGESKVIFVAGSTHRGEEETILDVYGEIKKSYPQIVLILAPRHMQRVNEVEKLLNSRNFKFTRRSELSSPFHGNNLNQIILLDTIGELTHFYALAKIVFVGGSLVPVGGHNILEPASLGKGVLFGPYMDNFEEIAQSFISRGAGRVVSNREELVNSILKLLSNPEELERMGRTALEIVKAHKGAAEKSAILAKNLLTYV from the coding sequence ATGGAAAAACCCGTGAAAGGCAAGATTAAAAAGTTCGATTTCTTCTGGACTTTTTACCAGATTCTTTTAGTTTTCTTCTTCTCTATCTTCTGGCCATTTTTTATTCAGAAAATAAGAAAAGGGCTGAAACAGAGATTAGGTTTTTTGAATAAAAGCATAAACAGAGCAAGAAATGAAAACCTCATTTGGGCCCATGCCGCTTCCGTGGGCGAAGTAGTAGCCATGGGGAATTTAATAAGAGCCATTAAAAAGGAATGCCCTGATTACGATTTTGTTATTTCCACATTAACCACTACTGGTCAAACTATGGCTAGAAAGGTAATTCCCGATGCCCGGGCATTCATTTACTTTCCTCTTGATTTCTCCTGCATAGTGAGAAGAGTTCTCGATACCATCAAACCAAAATTGTTGATTATAACCGAAACAGAGCTCTGGCCGAATTTCATAAGGGAAGCAAAGAAAAGAACAGTTCCCATAATGGTAGCTAACGGAAGGATTTCTACGGGCTCTTTTAGAAAGTATAAAATGGTTAAGTTCTTGATGAACAGAGTCCTGGAAAATATCGACCTATTTATTATGCAGAGTCAAATGGATGCAGAGCGGATTATCTCATTGGGAGCTAATTCCTCAACAGTCACTGTAACAGGAAATTTGAAGTTTGATGTAGGCACTGACATTCTTCTTGATTCAAAAGATAACTACCTTCCTTCCTTTCGGGAGGACTCCAAACAATTCTGGAGTCCTGGCGAAAGCAAGGTAATTTTTGTTGCCGGTAGCACGCATAGGGGAGAAGAAGAGACAATCCTTGATGTTTATGGAGAAATTAAAAAGTCTTATCCTCAGATAGTTTTAATTCTTGCGCCCCGCCATATGCAGAGAGTAAACGAAGTGGAAAAGTTGCTGAATAGCAGAAATTTTAAATTCACCAGAAGGTCAGAACTTTCTTCTCCATTTCATGGCAACAATCTAAATCAGATTATTCTCCTGGACACCATTGGCGAGCTCACTCATTTCTATGCTCTGGCAAAAATTGTCTTTGTAGGTGGAAGCCTGGTTCCTGTGGGAGGGCACAATATTCTCGAGCCGGCCAGTTTAGGAAAGGGGGTCCTCTTCGGTCCCTATATGGACAATTTTGAAGAAATAGCTCAATCTTTTATTTCCCGGGGAGCAGGAAGAGTAGTATCTAATAGAGAAGAGCTAGTTAACAGTATCCTTAAGTTATTATCAAATCCCGAAGAATTAGAAAGAATGGGAAGGACTGCTCTGGAAATAGTTAAGGCGCATAAGGGAGCTGCCGAAAAGAGTGCCATATTAGCAAAAAACCTGCTCACCTACGTATAA
- a CDS encoding DUF3108 domain-containing protein, translated as MAKKNRIIYLIFILFLIFYSSSIGCLANSLWRKVENKAFRVGEKLTYIVKWKGVVGGTAVMRVKKIVKISGRDAYYVTLSTRSSGFFDIFYKIRDLIESHIDKQGIFTWKQRKKLRGGKYSSNKEIIYDQEKHQALYKGKKIDIPVYVQDSLSSIYYLRTQELKEGDSLIIDANDDGKNYSVEVKVIGIEKVATPFGKYKALKTEVVWKSEGKVHAESSQMWLSNDERKLPVKIERQNKMGKITMLLKKAKF; from the coding sequence ATGGCAAAGAAAAATAGAATCATATATCTGATTTTTATTCTTTTTCTCATTTTTTACAGTAGTTCAATAGGTTGCTTGGCAAATTCTCTCTGGCGTAAAGTAGAGAATAAAGCTTTCCGAGTAGGAGAGAAGTTAACCTATATAGTTAAGTGGAAAGGGGTAGTTGGCGGGACTGCGGTAATGCGAGTAAAGAAGATTGTGAAAATTTCTGGCAGGGATGCTTATTACGTGACCCTTTCTACTCGGAGCTCGGGATTTTTCGATATCTTTTACAAGATTAGAGACCTTATAGAATCGCATATTGATAAACAGGGTATATTTACCTGGAAGCAAAGAAAGAAATTGAGAGGAGGCAAGTATAGCTCTAATAAGGAGATAATTTACGACCAGGAAAAACATCAAGCTTTATATAAAGGGAAAAAGATTGATATTCCTGTTTATGTTCAGGATTCTTTATCCTCTATTTATTATTTAAGAACACAGGAACTCAAAGAAGGAGACTCGCTAATTATAGACGCTAATGATGACGGCAAAAACTATTCAGTAGAAGTAAAAGTTATCGGGATTGAAAAAGTTGCCACTCCTTTTGGTAAATATAAAGCACTCAAGACCGAAGTAGTATGGAAGAGCGAAGGAAAGGTTCACGCAGAGAGCTCCCAGATGTGGCTCAGCAATGACGAAAGGAAGCTTCCGGTAAAAATAGAAAGGCAAAACAAGATGGGAAAGATTACTATGCTTCTAAAGAAAGCGAAATTCTAA
- the lpxK gene encoding tetraacyldisaccharide 4'-kinase, with protein sequence MREKIIGFYLACINNERGKIHSLFRSLFFILSRFYYLAIKIRWLIYKLGVIPKTRIPCAVISVGNITWGGTGKTPAVIMIAKLLKEMGKRVTVLSRGYGRRKEKDKKNKISIVSDGKGLILSSREAGDEPYLLSKNLPDVSIIVGKNRINSGKYAIEKFATEVVVLDDGFQYWSLNRDIDIVTIDCLDPYGNGYLIPRGSLREPVSHLSRADIFLLTRANLVSRDDLHRIIGDLERLNSHSTILESVHRPKYLQGSFSGEKKNLDFIKDRRVVAFSSIGNPYSFEKTLEGLGAEIVKIFQFPDHHDYQRNDLRKIETACRTDLEKREVIAVTTEKDGVRLERIISPEADRVFWEIWILKVELEIVRGKEEWQRKIESYI encoded by the coding sequence ATGAGAGAGAAAATAATAGGCTTCTATCTAGCCTGCATAAATAACGAAAGAGGGAAAATCCATTCTCTTTTTCGTTCTTTATTTTTTATCTTATCTCGATTCTACTATTTAGCGATTAAGATTCGTTGGCTCATCTACAAACTGGGAGTCATCCCTAAAACCAGGATACCCTGTGCTGTAATTAGTGTGGGTAATATTACATGGGGTGGCACAGGAAAGACTCCCGCTGTAATTATGATAGCTAAACTACTCAAAGAAATGGGAAAGAGAGTTACCGTTTTATCTCGAGGGTATGGAAGGAGGAAGGAAAAGGATAAAAAGAACAAGATATCGATAGTATCCGACGGAAAGGGGTTAATCCTCTCTTCCAGGGAGGCTGGGGATGAGCCTTATCTCCTTTCAAAAAATCTACCCGATGTTTCCATAATTGTAGGAAAAAATAGAATAAACAGTGGAAAATATGCAATAGAGAAATTTGCTACTGAAGTTGTGGTTTTAGATGATGGTTTTCAATACTGGTCTTTGAACAGGGACATAGACATTGTAACCATAGATTGTTTAGATCCTTATGGTAATGGCTATTTAATTCCTCGCGGGTCTTTAAGAGAACCTGTCTCACACTTATCCAGGGCAGACATTTTTCTTTTGACCAGAGCAAATCTTGTTTCCCGGGATGATTTACACAGGATAATTGGCGATTTAGAAAGACTCAACTCTCACTCGACAATCCTGGAAAGCGTTCACCGGCCAAAATATCTACAAGGTTCTTTCTCTGGAGAGAAGAAAAATTTAGATTTTATTAAAGATAGAAGAGTAGTTGCTTTTTCCAGTATCGGCAATCCTTATTCCTTTGAGAAGACATTAGAAGGGTTGGGCGCAGAAATCGTCAAAATTTTCCAATTTCCCGACCACCACGATTATCAGCGAAATGACCTCCGGAAAATAGAAACCGCATGCAGAACTGACCTGGAGAAAAGAGAAGTAATCGCAGTTACCACTGAAAAGGATGGAGTGCGACTGGAGAGAATTATTTCTCCAGAAGCCGACAGGGTTTTCTGGGAAATTTGGATATTGAAAGTAGAACTGGAGATTGTTCGAGGCAAAGAGGAATGGCAAAGAAAAATAGAATCATATATCTGA
- the secF gene encoding protein translocase subunit SecF, with translation MQFFGKMNFGFIEKRKKAFILSGLMILVSGYAIFHKGVNLGIDFTGGTLVQINFSQEIAVGGMRETLLRHELSGATIQKFPNTNVLIIRVKSLDVGPLEIVQKLTSIFQEEFPQNQFTIERNEVVGPVVGEYLKKRGIKAFLFAFLGIIIYVAWRFIGGIWGLAGVTALIHDVFITFGIFAILGKEITLPIVAALLTLAGYSINDTIVVYDRIRENIKLQYKKPLIEVINSSINETLSRTTMTSLTTLLVVLAIFVLGGPVIHDFSFAILIGIFIGTYSSIFIASPLVYEWKAKKSR, from the coding sequence ATGCAATTTTTTGGTAAAATGAACTTCGGGTTTATTGAAAAGAGAAAGAAAGCTTTTATCCTTTCGGGACTTATGATTTTGGTCTCAGGGTATGCCATCTTTCACAAAGGAGTAAATTTGGGGATAGACTTTACTGGTGGCACACTCGTACAAATAAATTTCTCCCAGGAAATCGCCGTAGGAGGGATGAGAGAAACACTGTTGAGACACGAGCTATCCGGAGCTACCATTCAGAAATTTCCCAATACCAATGTACTGATCATTAGAGTAAAAAGTTTGGATGTCGGACCTTTAGAGATTGTTCAAAAGTTAACTTCCATTTTCCAAGAAGAGTTTCCTCAAAATCAATTTACCATTGAGCGAAACGAGGTAGTGGGACCCGTGGTTGGTGAGTATCTTAAAAAACGTGGTATAAAGGCTTTCTTATTCGCCTTCTTAGGCATTATTATCTATGTCGCCTGGCGCTTTATAGGAGGTATCTGGGGCCTTGCTGGAGTAACAGCCTTAATTCACGATGTATTCATCACTTTTGGTATATTCGCCATATTGGGAAAAGAGATTACTCTTCCCATTGTTGCTGCCCTCCTTACATTAGCTGGATATTCCATAAACGATACTATCGTGGTCTACGACAGGATAAGAGAGAATATCAAGCTGCAATATAAAAAGCCTTTGATTGAGGTAATAAACTCAAGCATTAATGAGACATTATCCCGCACTACGATGACTTCCCTGACCACTCTGTTGGTGGTCTTAGCAATATTCGTTCTGGGTGGTCCTGTTATTCACGATTTTTCTTTTGCAATTTTAATAGGGATATTTATCGGAACATATTCGTCTATATTTATAGCCAGTCCCCTCGTTTATGAGTGGAAGGCGAAAAAGAGTAGATAA
- the secD gene encoding protein translocase subunit SecD has product MQKSIQWKAILTAIIVILALAYLYPTYQWYSKSPEERVKLEERKDKILGKILKLGLDLRGGMHLVLEVDLNRLPEGTSPSDAMERALEVIRNRVDQFGVAEPLIARQGDRWLVVELPGVKDPGRAIELIGKTALLEFKLVNDGVRISEVLDSEGKVDPSKIPTGYEVLPGKMETLFLLKEEPEITGAALTNAKVEIGGQYNMPYVAIDFNKDGAKKFARITEINIERNLAIVLDGRVQSAPVIKSKIPDGHAIIEGNFTMEEAKNLAIVLRAGALPAPVNIIENRTVGPSLGRDSVRAGVVAAGIGLICVMLFMVIYYRLSGLVVNLALILNLIILLGMMAYFRATLTLPGIAGIILIIGMSVDANVLIFERIREELKAGKTVRVAIDSGYQKAFRTILDSNLTTLIAAAFLFQFGTGPVKGFAVTLSLGILISMFTALVVTHMVFDMVLVGKKVEKLSI; this is encoded by the coding sequence ATGCAGAAATCAATTCAGTGGAAAGCAATCCTTACAGCAATAATTGTTATATTGGCGCTAGCATATTTATATCCGACATACCAATGGTATAGTAAATCTCCTGAGGAAAGGGTAAAGCTGGAAGAGAGGAAAGATAAAATTCTGGGCAAAATCCTGAAGCTGGGCCTCGATTTAAGGGGAGGAATGCATCTGGTTTTGGAAGTTGATTTAAATAGACTTCCCGAAGGAACTTCCCCCAGCGATGCTATGGAAAGAGCATTAGAGGTCATACGCAATCGTGTAGACCAATTCGGCGTGGCCGAACCATTAATTGCTCGTCAGGGAGATAGGTGGCTCGTTGTGGAATTACCTGGAGTGAAAGACCCCGGAAGAGCGATTGAACTTATTGGAAAGACGGCATTACTCGAGTTCAAATTGGTCAATGATGGAGTCAGAATAAGCGAGGTATTAGATTCTGAAGGAAAAGTTGATCCCAGCAAAATTCCCACTGGTTATGAAGTCCTGCCCGGGAAGATGGAAACATTATTTTTATTGAAAGAGGAGCCGGAAATTACTGGGGCAGCACTGACCAATGCCAAAGTAGAGATAGGTGGCCAGTATAATATGCCCTATGTAGCTATCGATTTCAATAAGGACGGTGCCAAAAAATTTGCCAGGATAACAGAAATCAACATTGAGAGAAACCTGGCTATTGTTCTTGACGGGCGAGTGCAATCAGCTCCTGTAATCAAGAGTAAGATCCCTGATGGCCATGCAATAATTGAAGGAAACTTCACCATGGAGGAAGCCAAGAACTTAGCTATTGTATTGAGGGCGGGTGCTTTGCCTGCACCAGTTAACATCATAGAGAATAGAACCGTGGGTCCCAGCCTGGGAAGAGACTCAGTTCGTGCTGGAGTAGTGGCCGCGGGAATTGGTCTTATTTGCGTAATGCTCTTTATGGTAATCTACTACAGGTTATCTGGCTTGGTTGTCAACTTAGCACTCATCTTAAATTTGATTATACTTTTGGGAATGATGGCTTATTTTCGTGCAACCCTAACCTTGCCTGGCATCGCTGGCATCATCTTAATCATCGGCATGTCAGTAGATGCCAATGTTTTGATTTTTGAGAGGATCAGAGAAGAGTTAAAAGCAGGCAAAACGGTCAGAGTAGCAATTGATTCAGGATACCAGAAGGCATTCAGGACCATTCTCGATTCCAACCTGACTACATTGATAGCAGCAGCTTTCTTGTTTCAATTCGGCACGGGCCCGGTAAAAGGTTTTGCGGTCACGCTTTCTTTAGGTATATTAATTAGCATGTTTACTGCCTTAGTGGTTACACATATGGTTTTCGATATGGTTTTAGTGGGTAAAAAAGTGGAGAAACTAAGCATATAG
- a CDS encoding HD domain-containing protein, producing MSRVTIEEIKQHPRVIAFLGAADQYMSAVGYTEHGQRHAKLVSNIAHNILTYLEYNQRLTELVAIAGYLHDMGNMIGRTRHEQSGALLAIEILESLKMDSNEIALIAGAIGNHEEETGGPINAIAAAVILADKSDVHQSRVRPNLKIFDIHDRVNYASKKSFLRVNHAKKIITLELTIDTKASQVMEYFEIFLKRMIMCRRAAKFLKCNFELLINKIKLL from the coding sequence ATGAGTAGAGTAACAATTGAAGAAATTAAACAGCATCCTCGGGTGATTGCTTTCCTGGGAGCGGCAGACCAATATATGAGTGCAGTGGGCTACACTGAGCATGGGCAGCGTCACGCTAAGTTGGTTTCCAATATTGCTCATAATATCTTAACCTACTTAGAATATAATCAACGATTAACAGAGTTGGTTGCAATTGCTGGTTATCTCCACGACATGGGAAATATGATCGGTAGGACGCGTCATGAGCAGAGTGGAGCGCTGTTAGCTATTGAAATTTTGGAAAGCTTGAAGATGGATAGTAATGAAATTGCCTTGATTGCCGGGGCGATTGGTAATCATGAAGAGGAGACCGGTGGTCCCATCAATGCCATTGCTGCAGCCGTTATTCTAGCTGACAAGTCGGATGTTCATCAATCGAGAGTGCGTCCCAATCTAAAGATATTTGATATTCACGACCGTGTAAATTACGCATCGAAGAAATCATTTCTGAGAGTAAACCACGCCAAGAAGATAATTACATTAGAACTCACCATTGATACCAAAGCTTCCCAGGTGATGGAGTACTTTGAGATATTTCTGAAAAGAATGATAATGTGTCGGCGAGCAGCAAAATTTTTAAAATGCAATTTTGAACTGCTTATTAATAAAATTAAACTGCTTTAG
- the yajC gene encoding preprotein translocase subunit YajC — MDLVYALGQRPGGAEGASRGSAFGGLLPLVLIFFVFYFLLIRPQQRKVKEHQNLLNALKKGDEIITSGGIHGIVSAIKGNVVDLKIAEGVKVVISKSAIATVVKLPASPEQGKEEK, encoded by the coding sequence ATGGATCTTGTTTATGCTTTGGGTCAACGTCCAGGAGGAGCGGAAGGGGCTTCCAGAGGTAGTGCATTTGGAGGCTTATTGCCTCTAGTTCTAATCTTTTTTGTTTTCTATTTTCTTCTGATTCGTCCTCAACAGAGGAAAGTTAAAGAACACCAGAATCTTCTCAATGCCCTAAAGAAGGGAGATGAAATCATTACTTCTGGCGGAATTCACGGGATAGTAAGTGCAATCAAAGGCAATGTTGTGGATTTGAAGATTGCTGAAGGAGTAAAAGTAGTTATTTCCAAAAGTGCAATTGCCACAGTGGTCAAATTACCGGCCAGTCCCGAGCAAGGAAAAGAGGAAAAATGA